In a single window of the Sander lucioperca isolate FBNREF2018 chromosome 19, SLUC_FBN_1.2, whole genome shotgun sequence genome:
- the LOC116061853 gene encoding uncharacterized protein LOC116061853 isoform X1, producing the protein MAQFRWIMMSSFLMLLFQFRAAAGVYFSFTVRVGDEVTLPGKNVIDDQHKCNCTNWIFSASGNTVTLFELGQIHEEAKAKSDRLSVTEKCSLVIKNVKEEDVGRYTCRQSRSGEKQVGDTVDLSLINSTEQQNNDTVTFNCSMSAFEQCRHFKVKWLYEGDKKDFKDMKTSPSTCSATVTFTTSGFYQTYYQLMKCEVIHTLTGNVQLFSFIPPQSSGEKSGWWWLLIIVFVGLVVIIPVGVFRWKRAKGNKTQTDDNAADPEAGVSYVSVSFKNQNQNQKYFNNPKTNSRAQADPEGGVSYASVSYTKKTNRRAQGRGEDDNDDAVTYSTVNASSSSSAGASAHPRNLDPTYAGRPKK; encoded by the exons ATGGCTCAGTTCAGATGGATTATGATGTCTTCATTTCTGATGCTGCTGTTTCAGTTCAGAG CAGCTGCTGGGGTATATTTCTCCTTTACAGTCAGAGTTGGAGATGAAGTCACTTTGCCTGGTAAAAATGTGATAGATGATCAGCATAAATGTAACTGTACTAACTGGATCTTCAGTGCTTCAGGAAACACGGTGACGCTGTTTGAACTCGGGCAGATTCACGAAGAAGCCAAAGCTAAATCAGACAGACTGAGTGTTACAGAGAAATGTTCACTGGTTATAAAGAATGTCAAAGAGGAGGATGTTGGTCGTTACACCTGCAGACAGTCGAGATCAGGAGAGAAACAGGTTGGAGACACTGTTGATCTGTCTCTTATTAACT CGACCGAACAGCAGAACAATGATACGGTGACGTTCAACTGCTCCATGTCGGCATTTGAACAATGCAGACACTTCAAAGTGAAGTGGCTGTATGAGGGTGATAAGAAGGATTTCAAAGACATGAAGACATCACCAAGTACCTGTTCAGCCACTGTGACATTTACAACATCGGGCTTTTATCAGACGTATTACCAGTTGATGAAATGTGAAGTGATACACACATTAACTGGAAACGTGCAGCTGTTTTCTTTCATCCCTCCTCAGTCCTCAGGAGAGAAATCAG gctggtggtggctgcTCATCATTGTGTTTGTGGGATTAGTAGTAATAATCCCAGTGGGTGTCTTCAGATGGAAGAGAGCTAAAG GGAACAAAACACAGACGGATGACAACGCG GCTGATCCCGAAGCTGGCGTTTCCTACGTCTCAGTCAGCTtcaagaatcagaatcagaatcagaaatactttaataatcccaagACCAACAGCAGAGCCCAG GCTGATCCTGAAGGTGGTGTTTCCTACGCCTCCGTCAGCTACACCAAGAAGACCAACAGGAGAGCCCAG GGCCGCGGTGaggatgataatgatgatgcaGTGACCTACAGCACTGTGaacgcctcctcctcctcttctgctGGAGCCTCTGCTCATCCCAGAAACCTCGACCCTACCTACGCTGGCAGGCCAAAGAaataa
- the LOC116061853 gene encoding uncharacterized protein LOC116061853 isoform X2, whose amino-acid sequence MAQFRWIMMSSFLMLLFQFRAAAGVYFSFTVRVGDEVTLPGKNVIDDQHKCNCTNWIFSASGNTVTLFELGQIHEEAKAKSDRLSVTEKCSLVIKNVKEEDVGRYTCRQSRSGEKQVGDTVDLSLINSTEQQNNDTVTFNCSMSAFEQCRHFKVKWLYEGDKKDFKDMKTSPSTCSATVTFTTSGFYQTYYQLMKCEVIHTLTGNVQLFSFIPPQSSGEKSGWWWLLIIVFVGLVVIIPVGVFRWKRAKGNKTQTDDNAADPEAGVSYVSVSFKKTNSRAQADPEGGVSYASVSYTKKTNRRAQGRGEDDNDDAVTYSTVNASSSSSAGASAHPRNLDPTYAGRPKK is encoded by the exons ATGGCTCAGTTCAGATGGATTATGATGTCTTCATTTCTGATGCTGCTGTTTCAGTTCAGAG CAGCTGCTGGGGTATATTTCTCCTTTACAGTCAGAGTTGGAGATGAAGTCACTTTGCCTGGTAAAAATGTGATAGATGATCAGCATAAATGTAACTGTACTAACTGGATCTTCAGTGCTTCAGGAAACACGGTGACGCTGTTTGAACTCGGGCAGATTCACGAAGAAGCCAAAGCTAAATCAGACAGACTGAGTGTTACAGAGAAATGTTCACTGGTTATAAAGAATGTCAAAGAGGAGGATGTTGGTCGTTACACCTGCAGACAGTCGAGATCAGGAGAGAAACAGGTTGGAGACACTGTTGATCTGTCTCTTATTAACT CGACCGAACAGCAGAACAATGATACGGTGACGTTCAACTGCTCCATGTCGGCATTTGAACAATGCAGACACTTCAAAGTGAAGTGGCTGTATGAGGGTGATAAGAAGGATTTCAAAGACATGAAGACATCACCAAGTACCTGTTCAGCCACTGTGACATTTACAACATCGGGCTTTTATCAGACGTATTACCAGTTGATGAAATGTGAAGTGATACACACATTAACTGGAAACGTGCAGCTGTTTTCTTTCATCCCTCCTCAGTCCTCAGGAGAGAAATCAG gctggtggtggctgcTCATCATTGTGTTTGTGGGATTAGTAGTAATAATCCCAGTGGGTGTCTTCAGATGGAAGAGAGCTAAAG GGAACAAAACACAGACGGATGACAACGCG GCTGATCCCGAAGCTGGCGTTTCCTACGTCTCAGTCAGCTtcaag aagACCAACAGCAGAGCCCAG GCTGATCCTGAAGGTGGTGTTTCCTACGCCTCCGTCAGCTACACCAAGAAGACCAACAGGAGAGCCCAG GGCCGCGGTGaggatgataatgatgatgcaGTGACCTACAGCACTGTGaacgcctcctcctcctcttctgctGGAGCCTCTGCTCATCCCAGAAACCTCGACCCTACCTACGCTGGCAGGCCAAAGAaataa